The following coding sequences lie in one Actinomyces capricornis genomic window:
- a CDS encoding GNAT family N-acetyltransferase has product MPETVQGRGGGVLGRLLGARAPSRFAWPVHLSLEAGRWGLVRGAAMVVLRPLRVEDEPRWSALRLADDARLRPWEATVPPGGGEELAGFRRYVRTQDRRARRGEAMILAVEVDGVLAGQLCVDPIQWGSLRSAQVGYWVGADHEGRGVMRLAVAMILDHLLGPGVGLHRVEINVRPENERSLRLCRSLGLRQEGERHHYMHINGAWADHVSFAVVAEERSGERSGGGAFVQELIRQQR; this is encoded by the coding sequence GTGCCCGAGACAGTGCAGGGTCGGGGCGGTGGGGTGCTCGGCCGCCTCCTGGGGGCTCGGGCGCCCTCGCGCTTCGCCTGGCCCGTGCACCTGAGCCTGGAGGCGGGCCGATGGGGGCTGGTGCGCGGGGCCGCCATGGTGGTCCTGCGCCCGCTGCGAGTGGAGGATGAGCCCCGCTGGAGCGCGCTGCGGCTGGCCGACGACGCCCGCCTGCGGCCCTGGGAGGCGACCGTCCCGCCCGGAGGGGGTGAGGAGCTCGCCGGCTTCCGCCGCTATGTGCGCACCCAGGACCGCCGGGCGCGCCGAGGCGAGGCCATGATCCTCGCCGTGGAGGTCGACGGCGTGCTGGCCGGGCAGCTGTGCGTCGACCCCATCCAGTGGGGCTCGCTGCGCAGCGCCCAGGTGGGCTACTGGGTGGGGGCCGATCACGAGGGCCGGGGGGTCATGCGCCTGGCCGTGGCCATGATCCTCGACCATCTCCTGGGCCCGGGCGTGGGGCTGCACCGCGTGGAGATCAATGTGCGCCCGGAGAATGAGCGCAGCCTGAGGCTGTGCCGCAGCCTGGGACTGCGCCAGGAGGGGGAGCGCCACCACTACATGCATATCAACGGGGCCTGGGCTGATCATGTGTCCTTCGCGGTGGTGGCTGAGGAGCGGTCGGGGGAGCGGTCGGGCGGCGGTGCCTTCGTGCAGGAGCTCATCCGCCAGCAGCGCTGA
- a CDS encoding molybdopterin molybdotransferase MoeA has translation MRTVAEHLAACLEIAQAAPPLDVVLSDAVGCVLAQDVVAPIDLPAVDLAGLDGYAVGSAQLAGASPGAPVALEVIDTVRAGDMRPMRLVPGAAILIDSGAPLPLGADAVVPWQDSDRGESRVALSRAVGPGDHVRRRGQDVRAGATVLTRGSRISARQIALLAGLGLHRVRVHPAPRVVVISIGDELIEPGQAREAGDVFDANGHALASAVTDAGGQAFRVSAVPDELRALAETIEDQLVRADMLLTTGGLSAGQGDTVKEVLAPLGGVRFDTVAMSPGRQLGLGLIEGTPIFCLPGDPVSAQIAFETFVRPVLRQIAGRHSLHRSSLPARVATGWHSPAGRREFVPVRLSGSPARGYTAEPTAQPGRRSLHGLAQANGIAVVPEETHTVVAGDTLHCLVLDA, from the coding sequence ATGAGAACCGTCGCCGAGCACCTGGCCGCATGCCTTGAGATCGCCCAGGCGGCGCCCCCACTGGATGTGGTCCTGTCCGACGCCGTGGGCTGCGTGCTGGCCCAGGATGTGGTGGCCCCCATCGACCTGCCCGCTGTGGACCTGGCCGGCCTGGACGGCTACGCGGTCGGCTCGGCCCAGCTCGCGGGCGCCTCGCCGGGCGCCCCAGTCGCCCTGGAGGTCATCGATACGGTCCGCGCCGGCGATATGCGCCCCATGCGGCTGGTCCCCGGCGCGGCCATCCTCATCGACTCCGGCGCCCCCCTGCCCCTGGGGGCCGACGCCGTCGTGCCCTGGCAGGACTCCGACCGGGGCGAGTCCCGGGTGGCGCTCAGCCGCGCCGTCGGCCCGGGCGACCATGTGCGCCGCCGCGGGCAGGACGTGCGGGCGGGGGCCACTGTCCTGACCCGGGGCTCGCGCATCTCCGCCCGCCAGATCGCCCTGCTGGCGGGCCTGGGGCTGCACCGCGTGCGGGTCCACCCGGCGCCGAGGGTCGTGGTCATCTCGATCGGGGATGAGCTCATCGAGCCCGGCCAGGCCCGTGAGGCCGGCGACGTCTTCGACGCCAACGGTCACGCCCTGGCCTCGGCGGTCACCGACGCGGGCGGCCAGGCCTTCCGGGTGTCCGCGGTGCCCGATGAGCTGCGGGCCCTGGCCGAGACCATCGAGGACCAGCTGGTGCGCGCCGACATGCTCCTGACCACCGGCGGCCTGTCGGCGGGGCAGGGCGACACCGTCAAGGAGGTGCTCGCGCCCCTGGGCGGCGTGCGCTTCGACACCGTGGCCATGAGCCCGGGGCGCCAGTTGGGCCTGGGCCTCATCGAGGGCACCCCGATCTTCTGCCTGCCCGGTGACCCGGTCAGCGCCCAGATCGCCTTCGAGACCTTCGTGCGCCCCGTCCTGCGCCAGATCGCCGGCCGCCACAGCCTCCACCGCTCCTCGCTGCCCGCGCGGGTCGCCACCGGATGGCACTCCCCGGCGGGCAGGCGCGAGTTCGTGCCGGTGAGGCTCAGCGGCTCCCCCGCGCGGGGGTACACGGCCGAGCCGACCGCCCAGCCCGGTCGACGCAGCCTGCACGGCCTGGCCCAGGCCAACGGCATCGCCGTCGTGCCGGAGGAGACCCATACGGTGGTCGCGGGCGATACCCTGCACTGCCTCGTCCTGGACGCCTGA
- a CDS encoding 5-formyltetrahydrofolate cyclo-ligase: protein MSDGARILPDTSRLSADDAKETLRPLLRAHRRSHHPHPEQGHTRICQELTEHALQAVEGSRSVAAFVSTGTEPCTRLLLERLHEREVEVLLPALGPQLARCWAVFHGGEDLCTRAPGRPPEPSGSPLPAQAVAEVDALIVPALAVDRGGRRLGQGGGWYDRMLPLRRDGVLAFALLHPDELVEGPLPTEEHDERVDAVITAQEWFLLEGSRFAAGA, encoded by the coding sequence ATGAGCGACGGCGCCCGCATCCTTCCCGACACCAGCCGGCTGTCCGCCGATGATGCCAAGGAGACGCTGCGCCCCCTCCTGCGCGCCCATCGCCGGTCCCACCACCCCCATCCCGAGCAGGGCCACACCCGCATCTGCCAGGAGCTGACCGAGCACGCCCTCCAGGCGGTGGAGGGCTCGCGGTCGGTGGCGGCCTTCGTGTCCACCGGCACCGAGCCCTGCACCCGCCTGCTGCTCGAGCGCCTCCATGAGCGGGAGGTGGAGGTGCTGCTGCCCGCCCTGGGCCCCCAGTTGGCCCGCTGCTGGGCGGTGTTCCACGGGGGAGAGGATCTGTGCACGCGCGCCCCGGGGCGGCCCCCCGAGCCCAGCGGCTCCCCCCTGCCCGCCCAGGCGGTCGCCGAGGTCGACGCCCTCATCGTCCCCGCCCTGGCGGTGGACCGGGGCGGTCGGCGCCTGGGGCAGGGCGGCGGCTGGTACGACCGCATGCTGCCCCTGCGCCGCGACGGCGTGCTGGCCTTCGCCCTGCTCCACCCCGATGAACTGGTCGAGGGCCCCCTGCCCACCGAGGAGCACGACGAGCGGGTCGATGCCGTCATCACCGCCCAGGAGTGGTTCCTCCTGGAGGGCTCCCGCTTCGCCGCCGGTGCCTGA
- a CDS encoding SAF domain-containing protein — protein sequence MTLLHRLARAGSWDRSPAPADSAHPTGGPDRRRASRRLRPSLLLWRYRHVVVALCLGGAVLMVLSVLHPAAPPGQEALVVTRTLEAGHVLGHEDVERRGLPGEALPASGLAGQEVIGRRTAIALEPGTVLTTSMTSAALTRGLSDQERVVQVPVEVGAELAEPGARVDLVGQAPAASETGTGVPAQAAAGQTGAEGDWPDPGGVSGGSGGGQGTGTTDDSKAEAEEKREIPPPAGAPGVFAPPSHRVLSSGARVISVQSVGQADQWTSGRKVTLVTLAVPVSDATLVVGAATNGELGIVLSP from the coding sequence ATGACGCTTCTTCACCGCCTGGCCCGCGCCGGCTCCTGGGACCGCTCCCCCGCCCCAGCCGACTCCGCCCACCCGACCGGTGGCCCTGACCGGCGGCGTGCCTCCCGGCGGCTCCGGCCCTCTCTCCTGCTGTGGCGCTACCGCCACGTCGTGGTGGCCCTGTGCCTGGGCGGGGCCGTGCTCATGGTCCTCAGCGTGCTGCACCCGGCGGCGCCGCCGGGTCAGGAGGCTCTGGTGGTCACCCGCACCCTGGAGGCCGGCCATGTCCTGGGCCACGAGGATGTGGAGCGGCGCGGCCTGCCCGGCGAGGCGCTGCCCGCCTCGGGACTGGCCGGGCAGGAGGTCATCGGCCGGCGCACGGCTATCGCCCTGGAGCCGGGCACGGTGCTGACCACCTCCATGACCAGTGCCGCCCTCACCCGGGGGCTGAGCGACCAGGAGCGGGTGGTGCAGGTACCGGTCGAGGTGGGCGCCGAGCTCGCCGAGCCCGGCGCCCGTGTGGATCTGGTCGGCCAGGCCCCGGCGGCCTCAGAGACAGGGACCGGCGTCCCGGCGCAGGCGGCGGCCGGGCAGACCGGGGCGGAGGGGGATTGGCCGGATCCGGGCGGAGTCAGCGGCGGCAGTGGAGGCGGTCAGGGCACAGGCACCACGGACGACAGTAAAGCCGAGGCGGAGGAGAAGCGCGAGATTCCGCCCCCGGCCGGGGCTCCAGGAGTATTCGCCCCACCCTCTCATCGCGTCCTCAGCAGCGGTGCCCGAGTCATTTCCGTGCAGTCCGTGGGGCAGGCCGATCAATGGACCTCAGGGAGAAAGGTCACACTTGTGACTCTTGCCGTCCCGGTGAGTGACGCTACTCTGGTAGTTGGTGCGGCCACGAATGGTGAGCTCGGTATCGTACTGAGCCCGTGA
- the mscL gene encoding large conductance mechanosensitive channel protein MscL codes for MIKGFKEFISQGNALELAVAVIIGAAFKPIVDNITKVILDILGQIIGSPNFDSLGQFKIDSAGDYIQPGTILTAAINFFLVALAVYFCIVMPMNKLKERTKKAEAEAPAEPTDVELLSEIRDLLAAKN; via the coding sequence ATGATCAAGGGCTTCAAGGAGTTCATCTCACAGGGCAACGCTCTCGAGTTGGCCGTTGCGGTCATCATCGGTGCCGCCTTCAAGCCGATCGTCGACAACATCACCAAGGTCATCCTGGATATCCTGGGCCAGATCATCGGCTCGCCGAACTTCGACTCTCTCGGCCAGTTCAAGATCGACTCCGCCGGCGACTACATCCAGCCCGGCACGATCCTCACCGCCGCCATCAACTTCTTCCTCGTCGCCCTGGCCGTCTACTTCTGCATCGTCATGCCGATGAACAAGCTCAAGGAGCGTACCAAGAAGGCCGAGGCCGAGGCTCCCGCCGAGCCCACCGACGTCGAGCTGCTCTCCGAGATCCGCGACCTGCTCGCCGCCAAGAACTGA
- a CDS encoding DNA helicase, producing the protein MTPSLFSFGRKRRRAATATNERGDAARVRRPQAPSVEPLREPLMPESRPAPPPEPPRPAPEPPITERDEARRERIDAALEVWRGELVDLGGVASLDDITILEGVVDLTAAHPSGLAQLYAGRSTHLSSLVRERGALGVARQSLREVAARTEMLARRFGVAPVYLAIGVASWNETVRDEEHEGASFEALESDSSPDTAPTAQIPDVERIAAEHAAQAAMAAAGFHAPEDTGPRVRTVNAPVLLRPVRLTSATADATLTLDPTIEVNPVLTRALRQYQCRSDVEGIARASLSAEGFTPRAALARIGALGRQYLPGFEIHERLVVGAFVHPGQALVEDFDAVIERCRTSALVAALAGDEGARTALDVALPAADPFDRPTEAERGIGDLDPAQLAVIEAVGTGASLLIDAPPGSDVAATLAAVFADAAASGRTVLHVPATSADGHAVAAALREAGLGSLVLDLTEDVAWRQHASEGIREALGAQPPELDVVGIVEMRERLEQVRSRLGRYVAALHERREPWGVSAYEALQTLADLTSRRSHATTKARVAPGRLEKLDEAGLDRAKALLHRGHALGVFTPEVASSAWNGIAVADMDEATDALGHMRALGNDLLPAMIEQVEATHASTGLARAATVSQWLEQLEMLDGVRESLDVFLPEVFERSAADMVVATATKRWREAHGVYMDGSSRRRFTRQAKDLVRPGRVVDDLHEELVAVQHCREVWRRHDPEGGWPRLPQGLDEMARTAARARSAIDAIQPILSRSGREAPLVDQPMDEMRQRLRALASDDLTAQKLPEVNRLRTELEELGLGDFVADIAARDVPEERIDDELTYCWWSSVLARTMRDDPAMGGLDARALTRLAAALRELDAAQSQSLPGPVAQAYARRVRLAVDQDKEDARALYIALARGDGVPLRDIIAAHPMALVAKPVWIVPPTLVPQVFDPLALVDLAVLDASAHMPVAQVLPALVRAEQVLVVGDPRRGQSGLAAELGPLLPTVTLPTSRNALDAGIAAFLAQHGYEGVVEAVPAPPGVGRLSLEVVDGRGMPAPGQTAVETVSEEVERVVDLVIDRALTHPEESLGVIALNARHADAVRSAITHAAEGSAALEEFFSPNAPEPFMVVDLSQARSLNRDHIILTVGYAKTPHGRTIHSFASVADHAGMVGLVEAMCASRGRTEVISCLAAGDIDPERLHAPGARLLREVLARAEHSSEAATSAGRMPDRLLVDLAERLWRKGLSVVPRYGVEGGERIPLAIGHPDFPDELLVAVLTDDADYVAEPSLRRRDRHRVERLERRGWRVHMAFSVGVFVDPEAEAAAVEELVIEELIARQEGVGDQGVEALPERLEDADRLPSVPPPPAEGASMDGSAAADPGRGAGQAPAPEAVVVEAVPRTQRPPIAQGLPLQAYSDDQLDELVAWIRSDGLVREEAQEVEELRATLALRRRGAGIDAVLANAVRRAR; encoded by the coding sequence ATGACGCCTTCACTGTTCTCCTTCGGCCGCAAGCGGCGCCGCGCCGCCACCGCGACGAATGAACGTGGAGACGCAGCGCGGGTCAGGCGCCCACAGGCCCCCTCGGTCGAGCCGCTCAGGGAGCCCCTCATGCCTGAGTCCCGGCCGGCGCCACCGCCCGAGCCGCCCAGGCCCGCCCCCGAGCCCCCCATCACCGAGCGGGATGAGGCCCGCCGCGAGCGCATCGACGCCGCCCTGGAGGTGTGGCGCGGTGAGCTGGTGGATCTCGGTGGTGTGGCCAGCCTGGACGACATCACCATCCTCGAAGGCGTCGTCGACCTGACCGCCGCCCACCCCTCGGGCCTGGCCCAGCTCTACGCCGGCCGCTCCACCCACCTGTCCAGCCTGGTGCGCGAGCGCGGCGCCCTGGGGGTGGCCCGCCAGTCCCTGCGGGAGGTGGCCGCCCGCACCGAGATGCTCGCCCGGCGCTTCGGAGTGGCCCCCGTCTACCTGGCCATCGGGGTGGCCAGCTGGAACGAGACGGTCAGGGATGAGGAGCACGAGGGCGCCTCCTTCGAGGCCCTGGAATCCGACTCCAGCCCGGACACCGCGCCCACCGCCCAGATCCCCGATGTCGAGCGCATCGCCGCCGAGCATGCCGCACAGGCCGCGATGGCCGCCGCCGGCTTCCATGCGCCTGAGGACACCGGCCCGCGGGTGCGCACCGTCAACGCCCCGGTGCTGCTGCGGCCCGTGCGGCTGACCAGTGCCACCGCCGACGCCACCCTCACCCTGGACCCCACCATCGAGGTCAACCCCGTCCTGACCCGCGCCCTGCGCCAGTACCAGTGCCGCAGCGACGTCGAGGGCATCGCCCGGGCCTCGCTGTCCGCCGAGGGCTTCACCCCCCGCGCCGCCCTGGCCCGCATCGGGGCGCTGGGCCGCCAGTACCTGCCCGGATTCGAGATCCACGAGCGGCTCGTCGTCGGCGCCTTCGTCCACCCCGGCCAGGCCCTCGTGGAGGACTTCGACGCCGTCATCGAGCGCTGCCGCACCTCCGCCCTGGTGGCGGCCCTGGCCGGTGACGAGGGCGCCCGCACCGCCTTGGACGTCGCCCTGCCCGCCGCCGACCCATTCGATCGGCCCACCGAGGCCGAGCGGGGCATCGGGGACCTGGACCCCGCCCAGCTGGCGGTCATCGAGGCCGTGGGCACGGGGGCGAGCCTGCTCATCGACGCACCCCCCGGCTCCGATGTCGCCGCCACCCTGGCCGCCGTCTTCGCCGACGCCGCAGCCTCGGGCCGCACGGTGCTGCACGTGCCGGCTACGAGCGCCGATGGGCACGCCGTGGCCGCGGCCCTGCGCGAGGCGGGCCTGGGCTCCCTGGTCCTGGACCTCACGGAGGACGTGGCCTGGCGCCAGCACGCCTCGGAGGGCATCCGCGAGGCCCTGGGCGCCCAGCCGCCCGAGCTCGACGTCGTGGGCATCGTGGAGATGCGCGAGCGCCTGGAGCAGGTGCGCTCCCGGCTGGGCCGGTACGTCGCCGCCCTGCATGAGAGGCGCGAGCCGTGGGGCGTGTCGGCCTACGAGGCACTCCAGACCCTGGCCGACCTCACCAGCCGCCGCTCGCATGCCACCACCAAGGCCCGGGTGGCCCCGGGCAGGCTGGAGAAGCTGGATGAGGCGGGACTGGACCGGGCCAAGGCGCTGCTCCACCGCGGCCACGCCCTGGGCGTCTTCACCCCGGAGGTGGCCTCCAGCGCCTGGAACGGCATCGCGGTGGCCGACATGGATGAGGCCACCGATGCCCTGGGGCATATGCGGGCCCTGGGCAATGACCTGCTGCCGGCGATGATCGAGCAGGTGGAGGCCACCCACGCCTCGACCGGCCTGGCCCGGGCCGCCACCGTGTCCCAGTGGCTCGAGCAGCTGGAGATGCTCGACGGCGTGCGCGAGTCGCTCGACGTCTTCCTGCCCGAGGTCTTCGAGCGCTCGGCCGCCGACATGGTGGTGGCCACGGCCACCAAGCGGTGGCGCGAGGCCCACGGGGTGTACATGGACGGCTCTAGCCGCCGCCGCTTCACCCGCCAGGCCAAGGATCTGGTGCGCCCGGGCCGGGTGGTCGACGACCTGCACGAGGAGCTGGTCGCGGTCCAGCACTGCCGTGAGGTCTGGCGCCGCCACGACCCCGAGGGGGGCTGGCCCCGCCTGCCCCAGGGGCTCGATGAGATGGCGCGCACCGCCGCGCGGGCACGCAGCGCCATCGACGCCATCCAGCCGATCCTCAGCCGCAGCGGCCGGGAGGCGCCCCTGGTCGACCAGCCCATGGATGAGATGAGGCAGCGCCTGCGCGCCCTGGCCAGTGACGACCTCACCGCACAGAAGCTGCCCGAGGTCAACCGCCTGCGCACCGAGCTCGAGGAGCTGGGCCTGGGGGACTTCGTGGCCGATATCGCCGCCCGGGACGTGCCCGAGGAGCGGATCGACGACGAGCTCACCTACTGCTGGTGGTCCTCGGTCCTGGCCCGGACCATGCGCGACGACCCGGCCATGGGCGGCCTGGACGCCCGCGCCCTGACCCGCCTGGCCGCCGCCCTGCGCGAGCTGGACGCCGCCCAGTCCCAGTCCCTGCCCGGGCCGGTGGCGCAGGCCTACGCACGCCGCGTGCGCCTGGCGGTGGATCAGGACAAGGAGGACGCCCGCGCCCTGTACATCGCCCTGGCCCGGGGCGATGGGGTGCCCCTGCGGGACATCATCGCCGCCCACCCCATGGCCCTGGTGGCCAAGCCGGTGTGGATCGTCCCGCCCACCCTGGTGCCCCAGGTCTTCGACCCCCTGGCGCTGGTGGACCTGGCGGTGCTGGATGCCAGTGCGCACATGCCCGTGGCCCAGGTGCTGCCCGCCCTGGTGCGCGCCGAGCAGGTCCTGGTGGTGGGCGACCCGCGCCGCGGCCAGAGCGGCCTGGCGGCCGAGCTCGGGCCGCTGCTGCCCACCGTGACCCTGCCGACCTCCCGCAACGCCCTGGACGCCGGCATTGCCGCCTTCCTGGCCCAGCACGGCTATGAGGGCGTGGTCGAGGCGGTCCCGGCCCCGCCGGGGGTGGGCCGGCTCAGCCTGGAGGTCGTCGACGGGCGGGGCATGCCCGCCCCGGGGCAGACCGCCGTCGAGACGGTCTCGGAGGAGGTCGAGCGGGTGGTGGACCTGGTCATCGACCGGGCCCTGACCCACCCCGAGGAGTCCCTGGGGGTCATCGCCCTCAACGCCCGGCACGCCGATGCCGTGCGCTCGGCGATCACGCATGCCGCCGAGGGCTCGGCCGCCCTGGAGGAGTTCTTCTCCCCCAACGCCCCCGAGCCCTTCATGGTGGTGGACCTGTCCCAGGCCCGCTCCCTCAACCGCGACCACATCATCCTGACCGTCGGCTACGCCAAGACCCCCCACGGCCGCACCATCCACAGCTTCGCCTCCGTGGCGGATCATGCCGGCATGGTGGGGCTGGTGGAGGCCATGTGCGCCTCGCGGGGGCGCACCGAGGTGATCTCCTGCCTGGCGGCGGGGGATATCGATCCCGAGCGGCTCCATGCCCCCGGGGCCCGCCTGCTGCGCGAGGTCCTGGCCCGCGCCGAGCACTCCTCGGAGGCGGCCACCTCGGCCGGCAGGATGCCCGACCGCCTCCTGGTGGACCTGGCCGAGCGGCTGTGGCGCAAGGGCCTGTCGGTGGTGCCCCGCTACGGCGTCGAGGGCGGGGAGCGCATCCCCCTGGCCATCGGCCATCCCGACTTCCCCGATGAGCTGCTGGTGGCCGTGCTGACCGACGACGCCGACTATGTGGCCGAGCCGAGCCTGCGTCGGCGCGACCGCCACCGCGTGGAGCGCCTGGAGCGGCGCGGCTGGCGCGTCCACATGGCCTTCTCCGTGGGGGTCTTCGTGGACCCCGAGGCCGAGGCGGCCGCGGTGGAGGAGCTCGTCATCGAGGAGCTCATCGCGCGCCAGGAGGGGGTGGGCGACCAGGGAGTCGAGGCGCTGCCCGAGCGCCTGGAGGACGCCGACCGCCTGCCGAGCGTGCCCCCGCCGCCCGCGGAGGGGGCCTCGATGGACGGCAGTGCCGCTGCTGACCCTGGCAGGGGCGCCGGTCAGGCGCCTGCCCCCGAGGCGGTCGTCGTCGAGGCCGTCCCGCGCACGCAGCGCCCCCCGATCGCTCAGGGCCTGCCCCTGCAGGCCTACTCCGATGACCAGCTCGACGAGCTCGTCGCCTGGATCCGCTCCGACGGGCTGGTGCGCGAGGAGGCCCAGGAGGTCGAGGAGCTGCGCGCCACGCTGGCGCTGCGTCGCCGCGGTGCCGGTATCGACGCCGTCCTGGCCAACGCCGTGCGGCGGGCCCGGTGA
- a CDS encoding universal stress protein yields the protein MTEDKVVLVGVDGSPESLAAMDWAVARAARQGWRVHVLCAYSLPSFTAASLDGGYAALDDFAIRAGAQAVVDEAVARAEGSGVTVTSSLETGDPAGVLVDLSDEATISVVGTRGGGGFTDRLLGTVSSALPAHSHCPTVVVPDRTQGAEYTPVRRIVVGVDGSSSARRALQWAVQEAEAWDAELTAVAAVPMASGAGALAWLPAAVDRDQVLADVRSGLDHAVAEALEGRAGIEVRRHALDGNPAELMAEFSTAVDLIVVGSRGRGGFSGLLLGSTSQAVLSHASCPVMVVPSRSKKEAVSRTSTPWGRA from the coding sequence ATGACTGAAGACAAGGTCGTCCTCGTTGGCGTGGATGGCTCACCCGAGTCCCTGGCCGCCATGGACTGGGCCGTGGCCCGGGCTGCCCGCCAGGGCTGGCGCGTCCACGTGCTGTGCGCCTACTCCCTGCCCTCCTTCACCGCCGCCTCCCTCGACGGCGGATATGCGGCCCTGGACGACTTCGCCATCCGGGCCGGGGCCCAGGCGGTGGTCGATGAGGCCGTGGCCCGGGCGGAGGGCTCCGGGGTCACGGTCACCAGCTCCCTGGAGACCGGGGACCCCGCAGGAGTGCTCGTGGACCTCTCCGATGAGGCCACCATCTCCGTGGTGGGCACTCGGGGCGGGGGCGGATTCACCGACCGCCTGCTGGGAACCGTCTCCTCGGCCCTGCCCGCCCACAGCCACTGCCCCACCGTGGTGGTGCCCGACCGCACCCAGGGGGCCGAGTACACCCCGGTGCGCCGGATCGTCGTGGGTGTGGACGGCTCCTCCTCGGCGCGCAGGGCCCTGCAGTGGGCCGTGCAGGAGGCCGAGGCCTGGGATGCGGAGCTGACCGCCGTGGCCGCCGTCCCCATGGCCTCGGGCGCCGGTGCCCTGGCCTGGCTGCCCGCCGCCGTCGACCGCGACCAGGTGCTGGCCGACGTGCGCTCCGGCCTGGACCACGCCGTGGCCGAGGCCCTGGAGGGACGCGCAGGCATCGAGGTGCGTCGCCACGCCCTGGACGGCAACCCCGCCGAGCTCATGGCCGAGTTCTCCACCGCCGTGGACCTCATCGTGGTGGGCTCCCGCGGTCGAGGAGGCTTCTCCGGCCTGCTCCTGGGCTCCACGAGCCAGGCCGTGCTCTCCCACGCCTCCTGCCCGGTCATGGTGGTGCCCTCGCGCTCCAAGAAGGAGGCCGTCTCGCGGACCTCCACGCCCTGGGGCCGGGCATAG
- a CDS encoding C40 family peptidase, with protein sequence MSTRTTARHRKATRALTPLDDLAPTARRGFAVAASSGLALTMIASGASAAAAGAATEVGASAGSLEASGVGALAADARAAVTTNAAVAVDQDAQWTVEAAPEVQAVAPVVEAAPVVEEAAPVQEAAPAQDATADVQAETETQATPAQAPAAPVQEAAPAPAAPSSAANSSVVAIAMQYVGTPYVWGGSSPSGFDCSGFTSYVYAQVGINLPRTSGAQAAAGYQVSAAEAQPGDLLVWPGHVAIYAGDGMLVEAGNESTGVVYREIWGSPSYVRVG encoded by the coding sequence ATGTCCACACGAACCACCGCACGTCACCGCAAGGCAACCCGCGCCCTCACACCGCTGGACGACCTGGCTCCCACCGCACGCCGCGGTTTCGCCGTCGCTGCGTCCTCCGGTCTCGCACTGACCATGATCGCCTCCGGCGCCAGCGCTGCTGCTGCCGGGGCCGCCACTGAGGTCGGCGCCTCCGCCGGCTCCCTCGAGGCCTCGGGTGTGGGCGCGCTTGCCGCCGACGCCCGCGCTGCCGTCACCACCAACGCCGCGGTTGCCGTGGACCAGGACGCCCAGTGGACTGTTGAGGCGGCCCCCGAGGTTCAGGCTGTTGCCCCCGTCGTCGAGGCCGCTCCGGTGGTCGAGGAGGCCGCCCCGGTCCAGGAGGCCGCCCCCGCTCAGGACGCTACCGCCGACGTCCAGGCCGAGACCGAGACCCAGGCGACCCCCGCCCAGGCCCCGGCCGCCCCGGTTCAGGAGGCCGCCCCGGCTCCGGCCGCGCCCTCCTCCGCCGCCAACTCCTCGGTGGTGGCCATCGCCATGCAGTACGTGGGCACCCCCTACGTCTGGGGCGGCTCCAGCCCCTCCGGCTTCGACTGCTCCGGCTTCACCTCCTACGTGTACGCCCAGGTCGGCATCAACCTGCCCCGCACCTCCGGTGCCCAGGCCGCTGCCGGCTACCAGGTCTCCGCTGCGGAGGCCCAGCCCGGTGATCTGCTCGTGTGGCCCGGCCACGTTGCCATCTACGCCGGTGACGGCATGCTGGTTGAGGCCGGCAACGAGTCCACCGGTGTCGTCTACCGCGAGATCTGGGGCTCCCCCAGCTACGTCCGCGTGGGCTGA
- a CDS encoding metal-dependent transcriptional regulator, whose product MSELIDTTEMYLKTVYELEEDGVPPLRARIVERLDHSGPTVSQTVARMERDGLIRVAEDRSLELTEAGRQRATEVIRKHRLAERLLLDVIGMDRSLVHEEACRWEHVMSEQVEARLAAILDDVATDPFGNRIPGAGAEHPAPAGDEVSAERLAGGEAVRAVVRRVGEPIQADVELIAAVEEAGIRAGAEVELRTCSGGIRVVADSGEPVVLGEAVAKHLFLNR is encoded by the coding sequence ATGAGCGAGCTCATCGACACCACCGAGATGTACCTCAAGACCGTCTACGAGCTTGAGGAGGACGGCGTTCCCCCACTGCGCGCCCGCATCGTCGAGCGCCTCGACCACTCGGGCCCCACGGTCTCCCAGACGGTGGCCCGCATGGAGCGCGACGGCCTCATCAGGGTCGCCGAGGACCGTTCCCTGGAGCTGACCGAGGCCGGCCGTCAGCGGGCCACCGAGGTGATCCGCAAGCACCGTCTTGCTGAAAGGCTGCTGCTCGACGTCATCGGGATGGACCGCAGCCTGGTCCACGAGGAGGCCTGCCGCTGGGAGCACGTGATGAGCGAGCAGGTCGAGGCGCGCCTGGCGGCGATCCTCGACGACGTCGCCACCGACCCCTTCGGCAACCGCATTCCCGGGGCGGGGGCCGAGCACCCCGCCCCTGCCGGGGATGAGGTCAGTGCGGAGCGCCTGGCGGGTGGGGAGGCGGTGCGCGCGGTGGTCCGCCGGGTGGGCGAGCCCATCCAGGCCGACGTCGAGCTCATCGCCGCCGTCGAGGAGGCGGGGATCCGTGCCGGGGCCGAGGTCGAGCTGCGCACCTGCTCCGGCGGTATCCGGGTGGTCGCCGACTCCGGTGAACCGGTGGTCCTGGGCGAGGCCGTGGCCAAGCACCTGTTCCTCAACCGCTGA